One genomic region from Labeo rohita strain BAU-BD-2019 chromosome 7, IGBB_LRoh.1.0, whole genome shotgun sequence encodes:
- the nitr12 gene encoding novel immune-type receptor 12, whose amino-acid sequence MFKLLLIFFLLFRTDFIASAAVIQKKILETFTAGETITLECLIPQNYENYYSWFKQSLGEAPTCILSLYADTSTPTFYGNFQNDKRFTVLKQGDLFSLTINDAKPSDTGIYYCGARDYDLITFSSGLFLNYKGGETRQHHIKQFLSAMDSGTLVNEHAFKPGDSVNIHCSVLTEKYVGNHSIYWFRHESGDTHPGIIYKHGNINDQCEKSSEKDSHVQSCVYNLPKKNLSLTDAGTYYCAVATCGEILFGNGSTLEIGEPVSESAWTDLKVPVLIATNILWLVIIAILLCKRVQKRQETFSETQPLQTTLSSANEGAAEELSYASVHFHGRNSNRHEIERSSNTHVIYSTARCSSIKYNSVILSVISNIVLYVFVCYI is encoded by the exons ATGTTTAAACTACTTCTGATATTTTTTCTACTCTTCAGGACAG ACTTCATCGCATCTGCTGCTGTAATTCAAAAGAAAATCCTGGAGACCTTCACTGCAGGTGAAACTATAACTTTAGAGTGCTTGATACCTCAAAACTATGAAAACTACTATTCCTGGTTCAAACAGTCTCTGGGAGAAGCTCCAACATGCATCCTCAGTCTCTACGCTGACACTTCAACACCAACGTTTTATGGAAACTTCCAGAATGACAAGagatttacagttttaaagCAAGGAGATCTTTTTTCTCTAACCATTAATGATGCAAAGCCATCGGATACTGGAATTTATTACTGTGGTGCCCGTGACTATGACCTTATAACTTTTAGTAGCGGGCTGTTTTTAAACTACAAAG GGGGGGAAACAAGACAACATCACATTAAGCAGTTTTTATCTGCAATGGACTCGGGTACTTTGGTTAATGAGCATGCGTTTAAACCAGGAGACTCTGTGAATATTCACTGTTCAGTTCTCACTGAGAAATATGTGGGAAATCACAGTATCTACTGGTTTAGACATGAATCAGGAGACACACATCCAGGAATCATTTACAAGCATGGAAACATAAATGATCAATGTGAGAAGAGCTCTGAGAAAGATTCACATGTACAGTCCTGTGTCTACAATCTCCCCAAGAAGAACCTCAGTTTAACCGATGCTGGGACTTACTACTGCGCTGTGGCCACGTGTGGGGAGATACTGTTTGGGAATGGAAGTACGCTTGAAATTGGAG AACCAGTTTCTGAGTCTGCCTGGACTGACTTAAAAGTCCCAGTTTTGATAGCAACAAATATTTTGTGGTTGGTGATCATCGCTATCCTTCTATGTAAAAGAGTACAAAAACGACAAGAAACATTTTCTG AAACCCAGCCATTGCAAACAACACTTTCTTCTGCTAATGAG GGTGCAGCAGAGGAGTTAAGCTATGCATCAGTACATTTCCATGGAAGAAACTCAAACCGACACGAGATTGAAAGGAGCTCAAACACACATGTCATATATTCTACTGCTAGATGTTCTAGTATTAAATACAATTCTGTGATATTGTCTGTGATAAGTAATATTGTcctgtatgtgtttgtttgttatatttga
- the LOC127167787 gene encoding uncharacterized protein LOC127167787, whose translation MLHISAAASLLFGTGFLQVVFSITNMQAHPGQSVSMWCPHNIHVSGNLYWFKQTDSAVPITILRISFTESQKVDKKYLNDFTRDNLVTHHFNKSTNLTIKNVSISDSGFYFCGTAGDQMEFGHGTRLEVKVNGTMVNDSYWSTVLKHLEKNVTSEKNGTKTSEKDHEKSPMSTEECSRNVYFILTLLFGGIIFCTYVIPFILAIIKKRRQKHKKVIECQAQQQDNKENDSVEYAAVYFSNKRPKKAGRH comes from the exons ATGTTACATATTTCAGCTGCAGCTTCATTGCTCTTTGGGACAG GTTTTCTCCAAGTTGTGTTTTCGATAACAAATATGCAGGCTCATCCAGGACAAAGTGTTAGTATGTGGTGTCCACACAATATTCATGTTTCTGGAAATCTGTACTGgttcaaacaaacagacagtgCTGTGCCCATTACTATTCTGCGTATATCATTCACAGAAAGTCAGAAGgtagacaaaaaatatttaaatgactttACAAGAGACAATCTAGTCACACATCACTTTAACAAAAGCACCAACCTAACAATTAAGAATGTGAGCATTTCTGATTCTGGCTTCTACTTTTGTGGAACGGCGGGAGATCAGATGGAATTTGGTCACGGAACCAGGCTTGAAGTGAAAG TAAATGGCACAATGGTAAATGACTCATACTGgtcaactgttttaaaacatttagaaaagaATGTCACATCAGagaaaaatggcacaaaaaccTCAGAAAAGG atcatGAGAAATCACCCATGTCTACTGAGGAGTGTTCTAGAAACGTCTATTTCATACTGACCCTCCTATTCGGTGGAATAATTTTTTGTACATATGTTATTCCTTTCATTTTGGCGATCATCAAAAAAAGAAGACAGAAgcataaaaaag TCATTGAATGTCAAGCACAACAGCAGGATAACAAG GAAAATGATTCAGTAGAATATGCTGCTGTGTATTTCtcaaacaagagaccaaaaaaagcAGGAAGACATTGA